A section of the Paenibacillus odorifer genome encodes:
- the rlmN gene encoding 23S rRNA (adenine(2503)-C(2))-methyltransferase RlmN, with translation MKPLIYDFSLEELQQWAKDNGEPAFRGGQIFDWLYVKRVNDFEAMSNLSKGLRQKLNEQFSIAALTEITKMESKDGTVKFLFGLHDDHAIETVIMKHNYGNSVCVTTQVGCRIGCTFCASTLGGLKRDLTAGEIVAQVVRSQQILDARGERVSSIVIMGTGEPFENYDATMRFLRLMIHEKGLNIGQRHITVSTSGIVPSIYKFAEEDTQINLAISIHAPNDALRSKLMPVNRRFPFDDVIESLRYYQAKTGRRVSFEYALIGGVNDQPEHAEELAGVLKSMLCHVNLIPVNHVPERKYVRTSRNDIFEFQRILADNGVNVTIRREQGHDIAAACGQLRAKHMELG, from the coding sequence ATGAAACCTTTAATATATGATTTTTCTTTAGAAGAGTTACAACAGTGGGCGAAAGACAATGGTGAGCCTGCTTTTCGTGGTGGACAAATTTTTGATTGGCTGTATGTAAAACGTGTGAATGACTTCGAAGCAATGAGCAATTTGTCCAAAGGGCTTCGCCAGAAGCTGAATGAACAATTCTCTATTGCAGCACTAACTGAAATTACTAAAATGGAATCTAAAGATGGAACTGTAAAATTCCTGTTTGGATTGCATGACGATCATGCTATCGAAACAGTTATCATGAAACATAATTATGGCAATAGCGTTTGCGTAACAACCCAAGTAGGATGCCGAATCGGCTGTACTTTCTGTGCTTCCACACTCGGTGGATTAAAACGGGATTTGACAGCGGGAGAAATTGTAGCTCAGGTTGTACGTTCCCAACAAATCCTGGATGCGCGCGGCGAACGTGTCAGCAGCATTGTTATCATGGGTACTGGTGAACCGTTTGAGAACTATGATGCAACAATGAGATTCCTGCGTCTTATGATTCATGAGAAGGGCTTAAATATCGGACAACGGCATATTACTGTTTCCACCAGCGGTATTGTACCGAGCATTTATAAATTTGCAGAAGAAGATACCCAGATTAATCTGGCGATTTCGATTCATGCGCCTAACGACGCCTTGCGTTCAAAGCTAATGCCTGTTAACCGCCGTTTTCCGTTTGATGATGTAATTGAATCATTGCGTTATTATCAAGCTAAGACGGGACGACGTGTCAGCTTTGAATATGCCTTGATCGGCGGGGTAAATGACCAACCGGAGCATGCTGAGGAATTGGCTGGGGTGCTTAAGAGCATGCTGTGCCACGTCAATTTGATTCCGGTAAACCATGTGCCTGAGCGAAAATATGTACGTACTTCACGCAATGATATCTTTGAGTTTCAACGTATTTTGGCTGATAACGGGGTGAATGTTACTATTCGCCGTGAGCAAGGCCATGATATCGCGGCCGCATGCGGACAGCTGCGTGCCAAACATATGGAGTTGGGGTGA
- a CDS encoding Stp1/IreP family PP2C-type Ser/Thr phosphatase gives MIRTVHASDIGRVRAVNEDSVWIGATRHGYTLGIIADGMGGHQAGETASRLALETMRNNLDGLESGLQDEALRDALSAAILEANSTVFREASGDDKYHNMGTTVVAVLLNGSNGYIGHIGDSRAYLIKDSAAVQLTEDHTLVNELFKNGQISVEELDNHPRRNVLTRALGTDAEVEVDMAPIALLPGEILLLCSDGLSNFVTNEHLGKVAGIHEISLEERADRLLQLALLAGGGDNISVALLEHHGEAAVPETKEWD, from the coding sequence TTGATCAGAACAGTTCATGCCAGCGATATTGGCCGAGTGCGCGCTGTCAATGAGGATTCGGTCTGGATCGGCGCGACGCGCCACGGTTATACACTCGGTATTATTGCCGATGGGATGGGTGGACATCAGGCTGGTGAAACCGCAAGCAGGCTCGCTTTGGAGACAATGAGGAATAACCTAGACGGGTTAGAGTCTGGCCTTCAAGACGAAGCTCTGCGTGATGCGTTGTCAGCTGCTATTTTGGAAGCTAACAGCACTGTGTTCAGGGAGGCTTCCGGTGACGATAAGTATCATAATATGGGTACTACTGTCGTTGCTGTTCTTTTGAATGGATCAAACGGATATATTGGCCATATCGGAGACAGCAGAGCCTATTTAATAAAAGACAGTGCGGCAGTTCAACTAACCGAGGATCATACGCTAGTCAATGAGCTGTTCAAGAACGGTCAGATCAGTGTGGAGGAATTGGATAATCATCCGCGTCGTAATGTGCTGACGAGGGCACTTGGAACAGATGCTGAGGTTGAAGTTGATATGGCGCCTATAGCTCTGCTACCTGGGGAAATTTTGCTTCTATGCAGCGATGGTTTAAGCAACTTTGTCACAAATGAGCATTTAGGCAAAGTAGCAGGTATACATGAGATATCGTTAGAGGAAAGAGCGGACCGTTTACTTCAGCTGGCACTGCTCGCCGGCGGTGGCGATAATATTAGCGTCGCTTTGTTAGAACATCATGGAGAGGCCGCTGTGCCCGAAACAAAGGAGTGGGATTGA
- the pknB gene encoding Stk1 family PASTA domain-containing Ser/Thr kinase has translation MIGHELGGRYQVIERIGGGGMALVYRAHDILLNRNVAIKVLRNQFVHDEEFIRRFRREAQSAASLSHPNVVSIYDVGQEDEIHYIVMEYIEGQNLNEIIKERAPLQVDESVRIASQICDALDHAHQNQIIHRDIKPHNILIGRNGRVKVTDFGIARAVTSTTITQTGSVVGSVHYFSPEHAKGVSTGEKSDLYSLGIVLYQMLTGSLPFLGESPISVALKHLQEEFEEPKLLNPLIPQSVENVILRSMRKNPEERYDSAKEMLQDLETCLLPERRSEAKILFNDEEDEDRTRVIPAIKPIQRSNGNRNHREERMVRDEDDEPVPSSKGKKQWAKPTLWIGLTLLLLLAMASLVWYVKSQLVVPEVSVPYVVGKQIEQAQTELEDLGLEVADPILYDYSPNFEENVVIKQSREKDAKVKKGASLILTVNTAKPLPKMPDVVNKSFDDAVKALMALGVAQDRIDNKPLYDENTDEGLIVKSDPALNTEFDPETVQITLYVSKGEESVLLPDLIGKTESEAKALLEGAKLVLGEVKQESSFSIEEGKVTKTWAFDKGTGTSVPPGTAITIYLSTGYPPEALNYTFNVPVAPAQDGKKSKIRIEFVDARNNGEKQDWGTRTIGKSQVLSVNLVLAPNKDGSVIVTRDGVLLDTYVIPYIDAKNGTVQEPEPPVIATPQPTPTPSAEPTPTIEPTIEPEILPGSGSENDGGNNGAVNQTGFVNNSSINSESTNNGNNKHNNKGKDKSKDKNNN, from the coding sequence ATGATCGGTCACGAATTGGGCGGCCGTTACCAAGTCATCGAACGGATCGGCGGAGGTGGAATGGCGCTCGTCTATAGAGCACATGACATTCTTTTAAACCGAAATGTCGCCATCAAAGTATTGCGCAATCAGTTTGTGCATGACGAGGAATTTATTCGCCGTTTTAGGCGTGAGGCGCAATCTGCCGCATCTTTGTCTCATCCGAATGTCGTCAGCATATACGATGTAGGACAAGAAGACGAAATTCATTACATTGTCATGGAGTATATTGAGGGTCAGAATCTTAATGAAATTATAAAAGAACGAGCGCCATTACAGGTTGATGAATCCGTACGGATCGCTTCACAAATCTGTGATGCCCTAGATCATGCGCATCAGAATCAAATTATTCATCGTGATATAAAACCACATAATATCCTGATCGGACGCAACGGCCGGGTGAAAGTAACCGACTTTGGGATTGCCCGCGCAGTTACGTCAACAACCATTACACAGACCGGTTCTGTGGTTGGTTCAGTACATTATTTCTCGCCAGAGCATGCCAAAGGTGTCTCTACAGGAGAAAAGTCTGACTTGTATTCATTAGGTATTGTACTTTATCAAATGCTTACCGGAAGCCTGCCCTTCTTGGGAGAGAGTCCGATTAGTGTAGCTTTAAAACATCTGCAAGAAGAGTTTGAAGAACCAAAACTTCTGAATCCACTCATTCCGCAAAGCGTTGAGAATGTAATTCTGAGATCAATGCGTAAAAATCCGGAAGAGCGGTACGACTCTGCCAAAGAAATGTTGCAGGATTTGGAAACATGCTTATTGCCGGAGCGCCGCAGTGAGGCGAAGATTCTGTTCAACGATGAAGAAGATGAGGATCGTACGCGGGTTATCCCGGCGATAAAACCGATTCAAAGAAGCAATGGTAATCGTAATCATCGTGAGGAACGGATGGTTCGTGATGAAGATGATGAACCGGTGCCTTCAAGCAAAGGTAAAAAACAATGGGCAAAACCCACATTATGGATTGGGCTTACCTTGCTGTTGCTGTTGGCTATGGCCAGTCTCGTATGGTACGTTAAATCACAGCTAGTTGTTCCTGAGGTTTCCGTTCCTTATGTAGTAGGTAAACAGATAGAACAAGCACAAACTGAGCTTGAGGATTTGGGGCTTGAGGTTGCTGATCCTATTCTGTATGACTACAGTCCGAATTTTGAAGAGAATGTGGTCATTAAGCAAAGTAGGGAAAAGGATGCCAAAGTGAAAAAAGGAGCGTCCCTAATACTCACTGTGAATACGGCTAAGCCACTACCTAAGATGCCAGATGTAGTTAACAAGAGCTTTGATGATGCGGTTAAAGCATTGATGGCGCTGGGTGTAGCCCAGGACCGGATTGATAATAAACCTCTCTATGACGAAAATACAGATGAAGGTCTCATTGTAAAATCTGACCCTGCATTAAATACAGAATTCGATCCTGAGACGGTTCAAATCACCCTTTACGTTAGTAAAGGAGAAGAAAGTGTACTGTTGCCAGATCTCATCGGTAAGACGGAGAGTGAGGCAAAGGCGCTGCTGGAAGGTGCCAAGCTTGTTCTTGGAGAAGTTAAACAAGAATCCAGCTTCAGCATTGAAGAAGGTAAAGTAACAAAGACTTGGGCATTTGATAAGGGGACAGGTACTTCTGTTCCACCTGGAACAGCGATTACGATTTACTTAAGTACAGGTTATCCACCTGAAGCCCTGAATTATACCTTTAATGTGCCAGTCGCTCCTGCTCAGGATGGGAAAAAGAGCAAGATTCGTATCGAATTCGTGGATGCGCGCAATAATGGAGAGAAGCAGGATTGGGGAACACGTACCATTGGAAAGAGCCAAGTGTTATCTGTGAATCTAGTATTGGCTCCTAATAAAGATGGTTCAGTTATTGTTACCCGTGACGGTGTACTTTTGGATACTTATGTAATTCCTTATATCGATGCTAAGAACGGAACCGTTCAGGAGCCTGAACCACCAGTTATAGCAACACCACAGCCAACTCCAACACCTTCTGCTGAACCTACGCCTACAATTGAACCTACGATTGAACCGGAGATCTTGCCAGGTTCAGGTTCAGAGAATGACGGAGGGAATAACGGGGCGGTGAATCAGACAGGGTTCGTAAACAATAGTTCTATAAATAGTGAATCGACTAATAATGGCAATAATAAGCACAACAATAAAGGCAAGGATAAATCTAAAGATAAAAACAACAACTAA
- the rsgA gene encoding ribosome small subunit-dependent GTPase A codes for MPEGIIVKALSGYYYVKPLREGLIATEEHSVQCRGRGILKKKGIAPLVGDRVIYILTEHGEGMVDELLPRESELIRPPVANVKLAVLLFSVREPDMNLNLLDKFLVHIEHSGLEPLIVLTKQDLADDDGEATRYVKELYEDIGYEVMVTSSLTGAGSDELRQRLTGGISVFAGQSGVGKSTLLNRIVPGLKLETGEISLRLGRGRHTTRHVELMDIGGGGFVADTPGFSQLDFLELGVEELSTCFREFAQYASDCKFRGCSHQHEPGCRVIEAWKAGKIADSRYDHYKLFFNEMKDKKRRY; via the coding sequence ATGCCTGAAGGTATAATTGTTAAGGCGTTAAGCGGTTATTATTATGTGAAACCGCTCCGCGAAGGATTAATTGCGACTGAAGAGCATTCTGTTCAATGCAGAGGCCGAGGAATTCTCAAGAAAAAAGGGATCGCTCCGCTAGTTGGAGATCGGGTTATTTATATACTTACTGAGCATGGAGAAGGAATGGTGGATGAACTTCTACCTAGAGAATCTGAACTGATTCGTCCACCTGTAGCGAATGTTAAGCTCGCAGTCCTTTTATTCTCCGTTCGAGAGCCCGATATGAACCTGAATCTGTTGGACAAGTTTCTAGTTCATATTGAGCATTCGGGTCTGGAACCCCTAATTGTTCTGACTAAACAGGATTTGGCGGATGATGATGGTGAAGCTACTCGTTATGTTAAAGAACTTTATGAGGATATCGGATATGAAGTGATGGTCACAAGTTCACTTACTGGTGCCGGAAGCGATGAGCTAAGACAACGGCTTACTGGTGGTATTAGCGTTTTTGCGGGTCAATCGGGGGTTGGTAAGTCCACCTTGTTGAATCGTATTGTTCCAGGGCTTAAACTGGAGACTGGAGAGATCAGTTTACGATTGGGACGTGGTCGCCATACGACCCGTCATGTGGAGCTGATGGATATTGGTGGTGGAGGTTTTGTTGCAGATACCCCAGGTTTTAGTCAGCTTGATTTCTTAGAGCTTGGTGTAGAAGAGCTGTCCACTTGTTTTCGTGAATTTGCTCAATATGCATCCGATTGTAAGTTCCGGGGCTGCAGTCATCAGCATGAACCAGGCTGCCGTGTAATAGAGGCTTGGAAAGCAGGGAAAATTGCGGATAGTCGCTATGATCATTACAAACTGTTTTTTAATGAAATGAAAGATAAAAAGCGGAGGTACTAA